The following are encoded together in the Bradyrhizobium algeriense genome:
- a CDS encoding recombinase family protein — protein sequence MMYTPENRELVRAAQYLRMSSDVQRYSTENQQNAIAEYAQRHGYNIVASYRDAGKSGLSLNGRAALKQLLSDALSTQRSFDVILVLDVSRWGRFQNPDQGGHYEFLCRQAGVPVIYCAEPFGNDVVPATTIVKHLKRVMAGEYSRELSAKVRRAHHQQALLGFRQGGSLTYGFRRLLVDASRNPRQILGSGERKALSSDKVVIVPGPPEELAVIRRIFKLYVQYRLSIAEITRRLSKKGIPGYGGKALGHQAVRHILSCELCIGQMTYNVTTSELQSPTKRNPEELWARFPAFEPVVSASQFRRAQERLAQSQVRWDKESIAASLRTLLSEKGRLTQIVIGEAESGPCYETVVNHFGSLDAAYAVVGFVPKVKRLFGLNGKFWGNKALFAGLRKIHSLHGFVSNHLIDESADLPSAAFVRKRFGTLSNAIHQAGLPVVSHGETQKRAWKRRRAAGCDEIYQGVRWSNEKLARALRKLHKEYGYTTGNLINQNEAAPSADYYLRRFGSLDGARRFAGLPVLTHSQRVSAARKRKRDGKKTIGRQRRHSDQRIGLHYRSDGILIGLQNLAKKTGVISARLINADPALPSADCVINHFGSLREAYRQAGIVQLDGKLVRFGWPRCKVSGKRN from the coding sequence ATGATGTACACGCCTGAAAACAGAGAATTGGTACGAGCTGCGCAGTATTTGCGCATGTCTTCCGATGTGCAACGCTATTCCACTGAAAACCAGCAGAACGCCATCGCGGAGTATGCTCAGCGTCACGGTTACAATATCGTCGCATCCTACAGAGATGCTGGAAAGAGCGGTCTTTCTCTAAATGGGCGAGCGGCATTGAAGCAACTGCTCTCCGACGCTCTTTCTACCCAACGTTCTTTCGATGTTATTTTGGTGCTTGATGTCAGCCGATGGGGGCGCTTTCAGAACCCTGACCAAGGGGGACACTATGAGTTTCTGTGCCGGCAAGCAGGTGTTCCAGTAATTTATTGCGCCGAGCCCTTCGGCAATGATGTCGTACCAGCTACAACCATCGTCAAGCATTTGAAACGCGTGATGGCTGGTGAATACAGCCGTGAACTTTCGGCAAAGGTGCGCCGTGCTCATCACCAGCAGGCTCTGTTGGGATTCCGCCAAGGTGGGAGCCTCACATACGGTTTCCGCAGGCTTCTTGTAGATGCCTCGCGCAATCCTCGACAAATCCTAGGCTCTGGAGAGAGGAAAGCGCTGAGTTCGGACAAGGTTGTCATCGTTCCGGGACCGCCGGAAGAACTCGCGGTGATAAGGCGAATTTTCAAATTGTATGTACAATATCGTTTATCCATTGCTGAGATTACAAGGCGTCTCTCCAAGAAAGGAATACCAGGCTACGGAGGTAAAGCGCTGGGGCATCAAGCTGTCCGGCATATCCTTTCTTGCGAGCTTTGCATCGGGCAAATGACATATAACGTGACAACATCAGAGTTGCAGAGCCCTACGAAGAGGAATCCTGAGGAACTATGGGCGAGGTTTCCAGCTTTCGAGCCTGTGGTATCCGCCAGCCAGTTTAGAAGGGCTCAGGAGCGCCTCGCTCAATCCCAGGTTCGATGGGATAAGGAATCGATAGCGGCTTCACTACGCACCTTGCTTTCCGAAAAGGGACGTCTCACTCAGATTGTGATCGGTGAAGCCGAGAGCGGACCGTGTTACGAGACGGTAGTTAATCACTTCGGGTCGCTAGACGCTGCCTATGCAGTGGTCGGCTTCGTGCCGAAGGTTAAGAGACTGTTCGGCCTGAACGGAAAGTTCTGGGGCAACAAAGCGCTCTTCGCCGGGCTGAGGAAAATCCATTCCCTTCACGGATTTGTTTCGAATCACCTCATCGACGAGAGCGCTGACTTGCCGTCTGCAGCATTCGTCAGGAAGCGATTCGGTACGTTGTCTAATGCAATTCACCAAGCAGGCCTGCCTGTCGTTTCGCATGGTGAGACGCAGAAGCGTGCGTGGAAACGACGGAGGGCAGCGGGGTGCGACGAAATTTATCAGGGGGTTCGATGGTCGAACGAGAAATTGGCGCGAGCGTTGCGTAAGTTGCACAAGGAGTACGGTTACACAACTGGGAACTTGATCAATCAAAACGAAGCCGCACCGAGTGCCGACTATTACCTTAGACGATTTGGCTCTCTCGATGGAGCTAGGAGATTCGCGGGGTTACCTGTGCTCACTCACTCACAACGTGTTTCGGCTGCTCGTAAGCGAAAGCGAGACGGCAAGAAGACGATAGGACGGCAGCGCCGCCATTCTGATCAACGCATCGGACTTCATTATCGTTCGGATGGCATTTTGATCGGCTTACAAAACCTGGCGAAGAAAACGGGGGTGATTTCCGCACGTTTGATTAATGCGGACCCGGCTCTACCCTCGGCGGACTGCGTCATCAACCATTTCGGCTCGCTTCGTGAGGCGTATAGGCAGGCTGGCATCGTGCAGTTGGATGGTAAGCTCGTTCGGTTCGGTTGGCCGCGCTGTAAGGTCAGTGGAAAGAGAAATTAG
- a CDS encoding cupin domain-containing protein — protein sequence MNHSCGHSVLTAIGTGLAAIWVAMHAKLMKTRFGLLYSLVAAVVVLALPSISAQVSAGEEAFIVLPGEASRYSGQQGREGDFTELLATADRTGGVLGFFRQTIAPKSGPPTHLHEMEAEFCYVVSGQFNFKLGERIVSAPAGAFVFIPRITPHTFQNIGTEPGVLLFGVTPGGFEKMFAERQGVDADTNQKLMAKHHMQVVGPPLQGAR from the coding sequence ATGAACCATTCGTGCGGTCATAGCGTGCTCACCGCCATCGGTACTGGCTTAGCTGCCATTTGGGTTGCCATGCACGCCAAACTCATGAAGACGCGTTTCGGCCTTCTCTATTCACTTGTTGCGGCTGTTGTCGTCCTTGCTCTGCCCTCCATCTCAGCCCAGGTCTCCGCGGGCGAGGAGGCATTCATCGTCCTGCCCGGCGAAGCATCCCGCTACAGCGGACAGCAAGGCCGAGAGGGAGATTTCACCGAACTATTGGCGACGGCTGATAGAACTGGAGGTGTGCTCGGCTTCTTTCGTCAAACCATCGCACCCAAGAGCGGTCCCCCTACGCACCTGCACGAAATGGAAGCTGAGTTTTGTTACGTTGTGAGCGGTCAGTTCAACTTCAAACTGGGCGAACGCATTGTGAGCGCGCCCGCCGGGGCCTTTGTCTTCATTCCTCGCATTACTCCGCACACGTTCCAGAACATCGGGACGGAGCCCGGTGTATTGCTGTTCGGTGTAACGCCCGGTGGTTTCGAAAAGATGTTCGCGGAGCGGCAAGGTGTGGATGCCGATACGAACCAGAAGCTGATGGCAAAGCACCACATGCAAGTCGTGGGGCCGCCTCTTCAAGGCGCAAGATGA
- a CDS encoding serine hydrolase domain-containing protein, giving the protein MARRIALVAAFVAHCTNGSGTAGAADAPAPAPEKLQLIAEFFNNEVATGKLPGAVILIQQHGRPVYLKCFGVRDVTTKLPMTPDTIFALHSMTKPITSLAAMMLIDAGKLALDDPVSKYIPAFANMQVGLEKTDVRGEPTLKLVPAVRQVTIMDLLRHTSGISYEYIGGKWVLKVYSQAHLFDGKFDNKEFAERIAKLPLARQPGTLWRYGHSTDVLGRVIEIVSGKTLYHFMKQHTLDPLGMNHTKFVLDATQELTLMAEPLPSDRVLVDAERERRAHPEWESGGGGLVSTIIDYARFAQMILNGGELDGTRYISPAAFEDMTTDHVGPDSGVGRDYFYFPGDGFGFGYGLAVRTDPGEAKPPPPGSIGELKWDSGSGTYFGVDPKLDIIYILMAQTQNERARTRVAFKKLVYDAFAAGN; this is encoded by the coding sequence ATCGCCCGGCGCATCGCCTTGGTGGCTGCTTTCGTGGCGCATTGCACAAACGGAAGCGGGACAGCTGGCGCGGCCGATGCGCCCGCGCCAGCACCGGAAAAGCTGCAGCTCATTGCCGAGTTCTTCAACAACGAGGTTGCAACAGGAAAGCTGCCGGGCGCCGTTATCCTGATCCAGCAGCATGGCCGCCCCGTCTACCTGAAGTGCTTTGGCGTGCGCGACGTCACAACCAAGCTCCCCATGACGCCGGACACGATCTTTGCCCTTCATTCCATGACCAAGCCGATCACGAGTCTGGCGGCGATGATGCTGATCGATGCCGGCAAACTTGCACTGGACGATCCCGTCTCAAAATACATCCCGGCCTTTGCCAATATGCAGGTGGGGTTGGAAAAGACGGATGTACGGGGCGAACCAACGCTGAAGCTCGTCCCGGCCGTGCGGCAAGTGACCATCATGGACCTGCTCCGGCATACTTCGGGCATCAGTTATGAATATATCGGCGGCAAGTGGGTGCTGAAGGTCTATTCGCAAGCGCATCTGTTCGACGGGAAATTCGACAACAAGGAGTTTGCCGAGCGCATCGCGAAACTACCGCTGGCACGGCAGCCTGGCACACTCTGGCGCTACGGTCATTCCACCGATGTGCTCGGCCGCGTAATCGAGATTGTCTCGGGCAAGACGCTCTATCACTTCATGAAGCAGCACACCTTGGATCCGCTGGGCATGAACCACACCAAATTCGTGCTCGACGCGACCCAGGAACTCACGCTGATGGCGGAGCCATTGCCAAGCGACAGGGTACTCGTCGATGCGGAGCGCGAGCGCCGTGCGCATCCGGAGTGGGAATCCGGCGGCGGTGGACTGGTCTCGACCATCATCGATTATGCGCGCTTTGCGCAGATGATCCTCAATGGCGGCGAGCTTGACGGCACGCGTTATATCAGCCCTGCGGCATTCGAGGACATGACGACGGACCATGTCGGGCCGGATTCTGGCGTCGGGCGCGACTACTTCTATTTTCCCGGCGACGGCTTCGGGTTCGGCTACGGCCTCGCCGTGCGTACCGATCCGGGGGAGGCAAAACCACCGCCGCCGGGTTCAATCGGCGAACTGAAATGGGACAGTGGCAGCGGCACCTATTTCGGCGTCGATCCCAAGCTCGACATTATCTACATCCTGATGGCGCAGACGCAGAACGAGCGCGCCCGCACCAGGGTTGCGTTCAAGAAACTGGTCTATGACGCCTTCGCCGCAGGCAATTGA
- a CDS encoding Crp/Fnr family transcriptional regulator → MTAPGGISNGLLAALPATDLEFLRPELEVVALDQDAVLSRAGEPIEYVFFPHGGAISLMIDMADGQTVATAAVGREGAVGMLSVLGPSPSAATAVVHAAGTAARISASRFHAAFNRSPAIRHAVQKYTRAMLVQFQLGSACNALHPVEARMARWLLQLRDRIGHDVLPLTQQALSQILGVRRTTVTLLMRNLRARGAIRSDQRGRIEIDRLRLAAAACECHDTMRLEVEEIFSINMPDLARWRVSGVESGDAI, encoded by the coding sequence GTGACGGCTCCCGGCGGAATTTCTAACGGCCTTCTTGCAGCGCTGCCGGCGACGGACCTCGAGTTTCTGAGGCCCGAGCTAGAGGTGGTCGCGCTCGATCAGGACGCGGTCCTTTCGCGCGCGGGTGAGCCGATAGAGTATGTCTTCTTCCCTCATGGCGGGGCCATCTCGCTGATGATCGACATGGCGGACGGACAGACGGTTGCCACAGCCGCAGTCGGACGCGAGGGCGCAGTAGGCATGCTCTCGGTGCTCGGGCCGTCACCGTCGGCCGCTACCGCGGTCGTACATGCGGCAGGCACCGCCGCGCGGATCTCTGCGTCGCGATTTCACGCCGCTTTCAACCGCAGCCCTGCGATCCGGCACGCGGTCCAGAAATACACCAGAGCGATGCTGGTACAGTTCCAACTCGGCTCGGCCTGCAATGCGCTGCATCCGGTCGAAGCCCGCATGGCTCGCTGGCTGCTCCAGCTTCGCGACCGCATCGGCCACGACGTACTCCCGCTCACCCAGCAGGCGCTTTCGCAAATACTCGGTGTACGACGAACGACGGTGACGCTCTTGATGCGCAATCTGCGCGCGCGTGGGGCGATCAGGTCTGATCAACGAGGCCGAATCGAGATCGACCGATTGCGGCTCGCGGCGGCAGCGTGCGAATGCCACGATACCATGCGTCTCGAAGTCGAGGAGATCTTCTCGATCAATATGCCCGATCTCGCGCGGTGGCGCGTCTCAGGAGTTGAATCGGGCGATGCTATATGA
- the tnpA gene encoding IS66-like element accessory protein TnpA yields the protein MDSDRRSAQVERLEVVDTGRRRRWSEDEKLKIVLESLQAPRQVAATARRYGVSRSLLLRWRRSFHPEPRDAPGQQMGFVPARVVPDSGIRPGPVAPASSDGSIEIEFAAGVRMRITGAVDAATLKAAVAALADGRQR from the coding sequence ATGGACAGTGATAGGCGCAGTGCCCAAGTCGAGCGGCTTGAAGTGGTGGACACCGGTCGGCGGCGTCGCTGGTCCGAGGATGAGAAGCTCAAGATCGTCCTGGAGAGCTTGCAGGCGCCGCGCCAGGTCGCGGCGACAGCGCGGCGATATGGTGTTTCGCGCTCATTGCTGCTCCGATGGCGGCGGTCGTTCCATCCAGAGCCGAGGGATGCCCCCGGGCAACAAATGGGCTTCGTACCAGCGAGGGTGGTCCCGGACTCCGGCATAAGGCCTGGTCCAGTCGCGCCGGCCAGCAGCGACGGGTCGATCGAGATCGAGTTTGCTGCCGGGGTTCGGATGCGGATCACGGGCGCGGTCGACGCGGCGACGCTGAAGGCCGCGGTCGCGGCGCTGGCTGATGGACGGCAGCGATGA
- the tnpB gene encoding IS66 family insertion sequence element accessory protein TnpB (TnpB, as the term is used for proteins encoded by IS66 family insertion elements, is considered an accessory protein, since TnpC, encoded by a neighboring gene, is a DDE family transposase.) has translation MIPIPPAVRVWIATGHTDMRRGMNSLALLVQEAFKRDPHGGDLYVFRGKSGKLIKILWHDGLGMSLYAKRLERGRFLWPSSADGVVTITPAQLGYLLEGIDWRMPQHTWRPQAAG, from the coding sequence ATGATCCCGATTCCGCCGGCGGTGCGGGTGTGGATTGCGACCGGCCACACCGACATGCGCCGCGGCATGAACTCGCTGGCCTTATTGGTGCAGGAAGCCTTCAAGCGGGACCCGCACGGCGGCGACCTCTATGTGTTCCGTGGCAAAAGCGGCAAGCTGATCAAGATCCTTTGGCACGATGGGCTGGGCATGTCGCTCTATGCCAAGCGGCTGGAGCGCGGCCGCTTCCTGTGGCCGTCGTCGGCTGATGGCGTGGTGACCATCACCCCAGCCCAGCTTGGCTACCTGCTTGAGGGCATTGACTGGCGGATGCCGCAACACACGTGGCGACCGCAGGCGGCTGGCTGA
- the tnpC gene encoding IS66 family transposase translates to MGADDSLPDDVTTLKAMLRAERAARLAAEAEAQARTLLIEKLKLTIKKLRHEQFGQSSERGALLDQLELQLADLEENAAQAETAAQMVAADKITVPSFERRKPTRRPLPEHLPRERVVYPVPASCPCCGDSRLRKIGEDVTETLELIPRQWKVIQHVREKFVCRACETITQPPAPSHPIARGRAGPKLLAHVLFAKYGLHLPLHRQSDVYRREGLDLDVSTLADWVGAAAATLMPLVDAIRSHVFAAERIHADDTTVPVLAKGKTRTGRLWTYVRDDRPFAGPDPPAAVFFYSPDRGGAHPEQHLAGYAGLMQADAYAGFSKLYEANRKGGPIIEAACWAHGRRKFFDLARLSKAPIAAEAVRRIDVLFAIEREINGLAAQERLRVRQERSRPLIVELEAWLREQRAKLSRNNDTTKAINYCLSRWDAFTRFLDDGRLCMSNNAAERELRAVAVGRRNWTFAGSDEGGRRAAAIYTLIASAKLNDIDPQAWLADVLARLPDHPAKRIHQLLPWNWQPQSVAHAA, encoded by the coding sequence ATGGGCGCCGATGATTCTCTCCCCGACGATGTGACCACGCTGAAGGCGATGCTGCGCGCCGAGCGAGCGGCACGCTTGGCCGCGGAGGCGGAGGCCCAGGCGCGGACCTTGCTGATCGAGAAGCTCAAACTCACGATCAAGAAGCTGCGGCACGAGCAGTTCGGCCAGTCCTCGGAGCGCGGCGCATTGCTGGATCAGCTCGAGCTGCAGCTCGCCGATCTCGAGGAGAACGCCGCGCAAGCCGAGACCGCGGCGCAGATGGTCGCAGCCGACAAGATCACGGTGCCATCATTCGAACGCCGCAAGCCGACGCGCCGGCCGCTGCCAGAGCATTTGCCGCGGGAGCGCGTTGTCTATCCGGTGCCTGCGAGCTGTCCATGCTGCGGCGATAGCCGATTGCGCAAGATTGGCGAGGACGTAACCGAGACGCTGGAGCTCATTCCGCGCCAGTGGAAAGTGATCCAGCACGTACGCGAGAAGTTCGTCTGCCGGGCCTGCGAAACGATCACCCAACCTCCGGCTCCCTCGCACCCGATTGCGCGTGGGCGTGCCGGGCCGAAACTGCTCGCCCATGTCCTGTTCGCCAAGTACGGCCTGCACCTGCCGCTCCATCGTCAGAGCGACGTCTACCGGCGCGAAGGCCTCGACCTCGATGTCTCGACGCTCGCAGACTGGGTGGGCGCCGCGGCGGCAACCCTGATGCCGCTGGTCGATGCGATCCGAAGCCATGTCTTTGCCGCCGAACGTATCCACGCCGACGACACCACAGTGCCGGTCCTGGCCAAGGGCAAGACCCGGACCGGCCGGCTCTGGACCTATGTGCGCGACGACCGCCCGTTTGCCGGCCCAGATCCGCCGGCGGCCGTGTTCTTCTACTCGCCTGATCGTGGCGGTGCGCATCCGGAGCAGCATCTGGCGGGCTATGCAGGGCTGATGCAGGCCGACGCCTACGCCGGCTTCAGCAAGCTCTACGAGGCCAATCGCAAGGGAGGCCCGATCATCGAGGCTGCATGCTGGGCGCACGGTAGGCGCAAGTTCTTTGATCTCGCGCGGCTCAGCAAGGCGCCGATCGCGGCCGAGGCGGTCAGGCGCATCGATGTTCTCTTCGCCATTGAACGCGAGATCAACGGTCTTGCTGCGCAGGAGCGCCTGCGCGTGCGCCAGGAGCGTAGCCGCCCCCTGATCGTCGAGCTGGAGGCGTGGCTGCGCGAGCAGCGCGCCAAGCTCTCCAGGAACAACGACACGACCAAGGCGATCAACTACTGCCTCAGCCGCTGGGATGCCTTCACCCGCTTCCTCGACGATGGGCGCCTGTGCATGTCGAACAACGCCGCCGAACGCGAGCTACGGGCGGTCGCTGTGGGAAGAAGAAATTGGACCTTCGCCGGCTCCGATGAGGGTGGCCGGCGTGCGGCGGCGATCTACACCCTCATTGCCAGCGCCAAGCTCAACGACATTGATCCCCAGGCTTGGCTCGCCGACGTGCTGGCGCGCCTGCCGGATCACCCTGCCAAGCGCATTCACCAACTGCTGCCTTGGAATTGGCAGCCTCAGAGCGTCGCTCACGCCGCTTAA
- a CDS encoding tetratricopeptide repeat protein has product MLAKARIRANAQWSFVCVRKRPSAVNLSRAARDKQAAIVATAARAAPIARRQLRFPMPIVRILLVLLALASPLSMAGGAVAGPFEDAQAAHSRRDYATALRLWRPLADQGNAEAQYALGFMYDGGQGVPKNYARAAKWWRLAADQGHTFAQYNLGTLYDNGNGVPQNKAEALKWYHLAAERGNDGAQFNVGVLHFAGVAVSENRIEAAKWFRRAADQGHIGAQVYLGLCYATGLGVPQDNIQAYMWLSLAAARSDQDAISNRNRVAQQMTPAQIAEAQKLAVEWKSKPER; this is encoded by the coding sequence ATGCTTGCAAAGGCACGGATCCGGGCTAATGCGCAATGGTCGTTCGTTTGTGTCCGCAAGAGGCCGTCGGCGGTGAACCTATCGCGGGCGGCCCGCGACAAACAAGCCGCCATCGTCGCGACGGCGGCGCGTGCCGCGCCGATCGCGCGACGCCAATTGAGGTTTCCCATGCCGATCGTCCGAATCCTCCTGGTCCTTCTCGCGCTCGCTTCGCCGCTGTCGATGGCGGGAGGCGCTGTTGCGGGGCCGTTTGAGGATGCGCAGGCGGCGCATAGCAGACGCGACTACGCAACCGCGCTACGGCTCTGGCGTCCGCTGGCCGACCAAGGCAATGCCGAGGCGCAGTACGCACTCGGGTTCATGTACGACGGCGGCCAAGGTGTGCCGAAAAATTACGCTAGGGCTGCAAAGTGGTGGCGCCTCGCAGCCGATCAAGGCCATACCTTCGCCCAGTACAACTTGGGGACCTTGTACGACAACGGCAATGGGGTGCCTCAGAACAAAGCTGAAGCATTGAAGTGGTATCACCTTGCCGCCGAGCGCGGTAACGATGGTGCGCAGTTCAACGTCGGGGTCCTGCATTTCGCGGGCGTGGCCGTGTCCGAGAACCGGATCGAGGCTGCGAAGTGGTTTCGCCGCGCTGCAGACCAAGGTCATATTGGAGCGCAGGTATATCTTGGCCTCTGTTACGCTACGGGACTAGGCGTGCCGCAAGACAATATTCAAGCATACATGTGGCTCAGTTTGGCGGCTGCGCGAAGTGACCAAGATGCGATCAGCAATCGAAATCGCGTCGCGCAGCAGATGACCCCGGCACAGATCGCCGAAGCGCAGAAGCTGGCGGTTGAGTGGAAGTCGAAACCGGAACGGTAG
- a CDS encoding phosphotransferase enzyme family protein produces MASSSLPVLYSTPRAEAVADFVSMHYDLPGSIACKLLRRGFNDTFEVRTKNGERFIFRISTRRARGDADVASETAFLAHLDSQGIPVAAAIPMRDGSLFTSAFFPEGQRPAVLFRYAEGRPSQAGSSAADARANGVTLARIHDVAGGFASGDEGRYRLDIDHLLHRPLSAILALEDLSDSVRTGLVDLTGRLSAGFAERDGLSWTRCHGDCHGYNAVVALQGPMAGQAVFFDFDDGGPGYLAYDVAVFLWRCVTFGRKQHAFWHAFIEGYRTIREVPPADLEAVHLFVPIRHIWLMGEYASRIHEWGRQAAAADWIAAQLDFMLSWEKEKLAPGLF; encoded by the coding sequence ATGGCTTCATCATCTCTTCCGGTTCTCTATTCAACGCCGCGCGCAGAGGCGGTGGCGGATTTTGTCTCAATGCACTACGACTTGCCCGGCTCGATTGCGTGCAAGCTGTTGCGCCGCGGCTTCAACGACACCTTCGAGGTTCGGACCAAGAACGGCGAGCGTTTCATTTTTCGCATCTCAACGCGACGCGCGCGCGGTGACGCCGACGTTGCCTCGGAAACCGCGTTTCTCGCTCATCTGGACAGCCAGGGCATTCCCGTGGCTGCCGCCATTCCGATGCGTGACGGATCGCTTTTTACGTCGGCATTTTTTCCGGAAGGTCAGCGTCCCGCTGTCCTGTTCCGCTATGCAGAAGGACGCCCGTCTCAGGCAGGAAGTTCCGCCGCCGACGCAAGAGCAAACGGGGTGACCCTGGCGCGGATTCATGATGTCGCCGGCGGCTTCGCCTCAGGCGACGAGGGCCGCTACCGGCTCGACATTGACCATCTGCTGCACAGACCCTTATCCGCCATATTGGCGCTTGAGGATCTCAGCGATTCCGTGCGCACAGGGTTGGTCGATTTGACTGGGCGATTGTCAGCTGGGTTCGCGGAACGGGACGGACTTTCCTGGACGCGCTGCCACGGTGATTGCCACGGTTACAACGCCGTCGTTGCGCTGCAGGGACCCATGGCCGGCCAAGCGGTCTTCTTCGATTTCGACGATGGCGGTCCGGGATATCTGGCTTACGATGTCGCGGTATTTCTCTGGCGTTGTGTTACGTTCGGGCGAAAGCAACACGCATTCTGGCACGCCTTCATTGAAGGCTATCGCACGATACGCGAAGTGCCGCCTGCGGATCTTGAAGCCGTGCATCTTTTCGTTCCCATCCGTCACATCTGGCTTATGGGGGAGTATGCCAGTCGTATCCACGAATGGGGCAGGCAAGCCGCGGCCGCTGATTGGATCGCCGCACAGCTGGATTTCATGCTGTCGTGGGAAAAGGAGAAACTGGCGCCAGGGCTGTTCTGA